The Plasmodium knowlesi strain H genome assembly, chromosome: 12 sequence CATTAGAGAATATCCTGGGTGGGGGAAATGCACCTCTTGTTCTTTCGCTTTTGCGCCTAGcacaccctttttttccgcatGGCATACTTGGGCAAATTCAATTCGCTCCATCGcgcgaaaggaaaaaaaattgcctaaTTTAGTGTAATTAACttgaaagataaaaaaaaaaaaaaaaaaaaaaaaaaacagctaagCAGGTTATCATTATCGCGAAAATTGAGCAGTTATTTGTAACATTCGCGGTTGAgtttggtgtttttttttttctttcttttcctttcctttcttttttttccccccctttttccggCGTTTATAACATTGAAGAGTCTcacttttgcatttttagtGTGAAATCATTCTAGGTGAACTTGAGAAATAGGGCTACTCCACTTTGagtgtattttttcctaattcGCAAGGTTTGCCATTCCTCAAATGTTTATTTGTGTTTATGTAACTGGTTGGCAGAAACATACGGAACGTTACCcggggtgaagaaaaaaggctgttttaaaaaatacacttTACCTTTCATCGCGAATGCTTGTGCTCTAATATAGCTATAATAATGTGACGAGGGGGACCAAAAGAGCACGCACAGATTcacacgtatgtacacatgttcCATTTCACACATAGGTGAGATTGCAGGCGTACGATACGTATAAAGACACAACATCGCTGGCAATCTTCTCCTAGTTAATTGAAAAAAGACTCAGCGTGTGAGCAGTGCGCCTTTTTAAGGATTTTGTCCTCCTCCATTTCATCCGCGCCTCCACCAGAAACATCCCCTAATTCAATTTACATTTGCCAACttgttatttttccaaaatggggTTGATCAAAAGTATTTTTTACCCGAACATTATACCAAGGATCAAAAACGAAATCAAGGGTTACAACATCAATCAGAGTGTGAAGAAGGCACTTGGTAGGGCATAAAATGGGGCTCACTACAATGACCAACAAGCGCCATGCGGAGAGACATAGTGGAAGagggaatgagaaaaaaaaaaaaaaaaaaaaaaaaaaaggggtatctGTTTACGCACCTAGCTGTGCGTTCATGCAAAAACACCTCTGTGAATATTATTTTACCCACGCCTAAATCAACGTTCCCGTCTTTTCCACGTAGTGTCCGATACAGGTATCCTGACCATCCACTTCTGGGCTCCTACATTTAAATGGTCCATCTCCTTGGCCAACATTGTTGACATAAATAGGGACCCAAAGTTGCTTTCCCTGCCTCAGCAGTTTGGTAATTGCTAACCCTACTCCTACGTTAATCAATTTTGTACGATGTATGCGAatatcacatatatatatatatatatatatatatatatatatatatatatatattttaattcctttttacatcatttttatatactcTCCCCTTTAACGCGCCATGCTTGTCCTTAGCCATATGTATGACCGGGTTGCTCTTCACAAGATTCGCCTACGTCATTAAGCCGCGAAATTATAATTTGTTGACCAGTAAGTTTAtcagaaatggaaaaggctCCTCTGCCGGGGCGCCTGCTGGGAGGAGTTCCCACATGTCCGCAAAGGCGTTCATGTTCGTATGTTTATAAGcatgtttatatatgcacacatatattcaCATTTATATGCACACTTATATTCACATTTATGTGCACACTTATATTCACATTTATGTGCACACTTATATGTATGCTTGCACGTATGCAACCCATGGCGAGCGCCcattttccctccccctccgCAGTAAACTTCATCATGAGCTTAACGGCGCTGTATCAGATTGCGCGCATCGCGAATTATAAGTATAATACGGAGTATAAAAATGGGGGCATTGGtgagaaaaaggagggtGCACAATGAAACGTAAAAAAGAGGATATgataaaacgtaaaaaaaaaggatatgataaaacgtaaaaaagaggatatgataaaacgtaaaaaaggagaaatgaaaaaacgtaaaaaaggagaaatgaaaaaacgtaaaaaaattgagaaaataACAAGTAGCCAAGTAGCCGCACTagataaaaatgataaacaaaattaacaacaCCCATGTCGTAGTCACATGTGgcgttattttattttattttattttgctttgttttattttatttattttttttttccatccccaAATACACAATCAAGCAACCACAATTTTAAAGCATAAACTGTTCCCACGGGGCaaaataagtatatatatttttgaatacaaaaaaataatcacataaaaaaagaaaaaaaattaaaacaccttttacaattttcgAATGTAAAAAGGCatacaaatgggaaaaggacGCATCCCACGAGAATGTTAACCGCAGCGGCGGAGAGGAAACAAATCCTGTCTCACACAGTTACAATAAATGAGAGTTTATTTTCCAACACTTCGTCATTTTGCACGAGCAGGATTTGCCCGAATAAATAGTGTTAAATATTTGCACACCATATTTACCCCCTCTTGGGAACGATTAATCATTGCTTTTGTGTGAATGTAAAAGATAGCAGGGAGTGGAGAGCTACAATgtgatttcttctttttgcagCTGAACTTTGTTTTCCTTGGCTTCACTCTGATTTGTGTTCACCATTgattgtaaattttttatcctttctcGTATCTCCTTCAAATGTTGcttgattaatttttttttttttataaacttaTTAATATAACTTAGCCtcagttttttctccttctttgaaTTAGGGAAAACAAAGGATGATATTTTACATTCCATTTTGATTcgtcttcttatttttctttttcttctttgttcatgcttctccttcattttgtttctaTTCGATATTATATATGACCGCACCTTGTCCTCTATTTCATTGTTCAGGTTAATTTCCAGGTTGAATTTTCTGACTGTTCTCTTCTTCACGCCAACCATCTTGTAGGGGAAATATTACAGTTGGAAGAGGAGCGGGGGAGTtgttaattgttaaaaagtgGAGGTGTTGGTAACATCTAACTTGTGTTCTTTCATACGAACGCttgtatgtacatttatgcCTCTAACGAATTGGTCACCCGATGGTGAAAATGAGAGTGTCTGTCTGCATGCCCCCAAGGGTTTTGAATGAATGCCCGGGTCTTATTCTTCTTCCACTAGGTACGTAACGACTGGCAAATATGtgcgatgaaaaaaatgattttcTACCCCTTTAACGTTtacaaattttgtaaaaagaaaatgaaaaaaagatgcATTTTGAGGAAAGAAGAGTCTTCCTACAAGCGCAGTTCagttattttaattaattttgttataTAATATCATGCCTTGTTAAAGCTTTATAAAAacgagaaggaagaaagaggcATATAACtgtgggggggggaaatcgAAGGaagcatataaaaatatgcagCTTGGGTATGGCACAATTTGGCCATAAAATTGACGAAAACTTGGATGAAAATTCTGATAAAAATTCtggtaaaaatttttatgaaaaatttgCAGTTCCCATGAGTATGATATGATGGAACggtggaagaggaaaataaagaagatgaAAGAAAATGCCCGAGAAAGTAAATCAACGCATAAATAAACTGTACCCCCAATTGGTTAAAACTATACTTGACACTTTTATGTAGATATAAAATTATTGcatacttttattttatgaaTATTCATACGTATCCATTTCAAATaattggaaaggaaaaaaattaactaaaaaaaaaaaagaaagaaaaaaaactttattcGAATGGCCCcccaccaaaaaaaaaaaataaaataaaataaataaaaaaaaaaacatgcaaTATTATCAGGGGTTGCAGAATAAGAggaagcaagaaaaaaaaattgcttgccaaaaaaattggaacaaaataagaataggTGGTTTTcggaaaaatgtagaaaagtCATGTTCGGTGTATTCATTcgtaaataagaaaaaataggaatgataaatgtttgcataaattttttatatgtatatgcaagtatgtacatattttacgcataaatataaatacgAGCGCTGCTAGAGCAGGGGCCTTGAAAAACACAACCCATTTTTAggcaaccaaaaaaaaaaaaagtggccaCACCGCTCATGCTAGCCTTTTTCAATTAaatgtgacaaaaaaaaaaaaaaaaaaaaaaacttcttaaCCACATTTGGACCAAACTGTGCAAcaaatttcttcattatgAATACTGAAAGAGGAGCAAAGATTTCAAATTGACATTGTAGAGAGCTGTCTTGTGgagttttccttttggacgtgaaaatgaatgaaaaggaaaaggagaggcAGAAGGCCGACGAGAAAAAGTGTTAGTTTGTCTGCGACGTTTGTGTACATTTATGCACGTGCACCTCGGACGAAAagcatgtgaaaaaaaaagttcacattcttgaatttttttttttttatttaattctttttaaaagttGTAACGTTGCTCGTCCTCACAGATATGTGATGGTAATTACAtataaacctttttttttttttttttctcacccgACATATATGGAATATAcgcttcccccccccttttagtAATCGAGTTCGACGTGCAAAAGGCGCTGACAAAATTTGACATGAACAACTACAATGAAGATTTTGTGGTTACAAATAATATTCTGAAGTACCACATGAAGAGCATAGAAATTTATAactacgaaaaaaataaaatttatgatAAGGATGAACTGAATTCATATAAAGATAAACTCATCCATAAGGACAACATCCACTATTATCCGTATGAGTTGTATTTTAACACATACAGGAATATCTACAAGGAGGATAAAGTGCTCCTGAGCTTGCCGAATCGGgtgaagaaagagaaggggaaagaaacggaggagaaagaaacagaggagaaagaagcggaggaaaaagaaacagaGGCGAAAGACAAAGAAGACAACGCATCGAGTAAGGAAAACTATTCCATGTGGGAGAAGACGAGCAGGATGACACTCGTTGTCGAAGCGCAGCTGCGTTGTGAAAAATacgtacatgtgcatatacgtAATATGGTCCCGCGCAGATACGAGAGGGATCGCCCTTTTCATGTTTCACGCTTCATCCTTCATCCTtcatgtttcttttttttcttttttttttttttcccccccccacccCACACAGACACATTGGAGGAGGAACAGGGACTAGAAGACGACTACAACTTTGATTATAACAAAAGTGAAGATGAGctagaaaatgaagaaaatgatgagAATGTCATATAATTAGGGGAATCCTAACGAGGAGGGAAATTCGCCTAACTGCTTCCCTTATTGGAGTTGCAAGTTTACCATCCTTAAGCGCTTCACAAAATTGCGTGCTTATCAGAATGGATATTATTTCTTCTAAATCTTCGTAGCTACTAAATAGGTAATTGCCTACCTCGTctgaggaaataaaattaacgTTGGCGTAGAGGTACTCGTTGGTGAATTCCCGTATCTTGGGGTACCTGCCAtggggtgaaggaaaatttgttAAGTGATAAACATTTCTTCGTGTATTGTACAAGCAGTGCATGGCGCTAGCGTAGTGTATGCCAGCGCCGCTATACTAACCTATGCAGGAGCATGTGTAGGACCAGGAAGAAGGCCAACCGCTTAACATTTAAGTGCAAAGTTGGACacatgaaaatattaattgTCAACTCCGAAATGGTTCGAACGAGAGCAAAGGTTCCGTATTTTTCGAAggtggaaaggaagaagtttaaaaaacaaaaggccGAAAAATTATTCATCAGGGAAAacttcacaaaaaaattaacactttttaaaaatgtttccAGTTGTATTAAGTTGAAATTATTCAAGTagtataaaattttaattaagcAAATATTGACATATTCTAATAATTCAATTTTGTCTtgatattctttttttatttgtttatttgcctgtctcttttttttttttttttctttcctctcctcTTTTAATATGCATTTCGTGCCCCCCTCACCGCCGCATTCTTCGTCAgtcaaaaaaattacatttctGTCGAAGAATATGTTATAgtcataaaatattttttttaaaaattcaagctggtcttctcttttttccagtGAAATTATATCTCCTAAGTTCATGTTGTGCAGGGTAAGTGGGGGTTCCCGTGTGGCCTTCCCACTGTTGTTATTGATGGTTCCTTCGGAGGAATCTACTCTCGTATCACCATCTTTATACTTATCCATATCCATGTCGTGATTTTTATTGTTAAACGTGTAGTCACCAACCCCGTTGTGCCTCCTGCGTCCAGCTCTCCCCTCATTAAATGCACGCATGATCTCACCGACTTCTGCATAGTCGCAGCCCATATAAAACTTCTTGTAGTACCTAATGTACAGAAACAGAACGTCGTCCCGGATGTATCCAAAGgtgtatacatatttgtACCGGACGAGGaaatcaaaaaataaaaattcaacagatttctcccttcccctCTTCATCAAATTCGTGTACGCATAATTGCTATACTCGGTATGAGAGGTGTAATAACACAGGGTGTTAAAAAGACCGCTAATCAGATagtaattatatttatttaagaaaaggagataaaaaatgtgattgTACAGATATGTTTCGCTATACTCCAAACACTTAATTAcgctgatattttttttcgttttatctAGCAAGAAATGGACatcttttattaaattttcctcctcgATGGATaccttttcttcactttcgCTTAAGTTTATGTCGTCTACGAAGTCGTTGTTGATAAGAACATCGTCGAATTGGAGATTTCCTCTGGAGGAACTAGCACTTGGAGTGGCGCTTCCAATGGGGTTGCATCCGCTGGTGTCGCCTGAGTAGGCCTGCCCGCGCATGCTTCCCTTTCTTGTAGAAGAGAATTTGTTCTTgtggaaaatagaaaagcTAGTATACTTCAAAGCGTAGTTGtacaaataaatgaaattattaattttattaaaaacaGTCTTGATGAGTTTGTACTTGTACGGGCGGTTCAGGAACATAGTGGtgatttcttcttcatatgtGCAAGTGCAGGAATTGTTCATGCTACTCCCGGGGGGGTATCTTATCCTCTTTTCATTCGAACGATTGTCATAACTTACACTCGACGCTCCTCCTCCATGACCCTTCAAATATATCGGCTTGTAATAATCACACAAATGGAGAGTTATATTATCAAAGACGTTGTAAATATTTGTCGAGGATGTCCTCAAGTATTGATAAATATTACGTTTACTTTTTCTAACATTATcatccattttctttttaagataAAGTTCGTACGGAAAGTCATGACAATATTTGTTGAAAACGTTGGAGAATTCGAATGTCTCCATCTCTCCACAGGAATTGAAAGTGGCATAATTGTACAAGTAatttaaaaggaataaacacattttatttgttctgatatttttttcacacaatAATTTTAGCATCAACTGGGTtagtatatttatatgttttcttttaacctCAAAGAGAACGTACATAAGGACAACTTGGTACTCCCCATCCTCTGCGTGGGAGTTGGCCTCCCTTTTATGCATTTCCTTTTGGGGTTCCTCCTCATTGCTGCTTTGGTCTTCGCCACTGTCATCCGAGTCGAACCGCTCGTAGAAATAATTCGGGGTGGGTCCCTCCTCCGTGTGGTTCTCCCCCTTTGTTCCTACAGATGGGGTTACCTCATTGTTCACACCCGTTTGCTCCGGTTCCACGCCTACCTTAGCTCCTTCGTTAGATTCTTTTTGCCTCCCCCTGTTCTTACTCTGAACGATTTTTCCACTCCTCTTGAAAAAGTACAGCGGGTATGACGTTAATAGAAAGGCGGTTAGACCCAGACATATCTCCCTAACGAAGACGTGCGAATCCCCTATGTCACTTTCGTACACATATTCCTGTAAGTAGAGAATCAATATTTTTGCTACTTTATTAATGTCTAatgaaaacggaaaaatattcttgttttgttttttcccttcctctatAACCTCCTCCCAGTTTATGTTCTTCTTGACAagtttgattttttccttcatgtaaAAAGAGgtgttccttccttttccccttttcttctgctctcctattttatttatttccaccTTTGATTCGTAGCAAGGTTTCAATTTTGTGGAATCCACTTGGCGATTATTTCCGATGGTTGAGTTGTCCCCGAAG is a genomic window containing:
- a CDS encoding mitochondrial pyruvate carrier protein 2, putative — translated: MGLIKSIFYPNIIPRIKNEIKGYNINQSVKKALVSDTGILTIHFWAPTFKWSISLANIVDINRDPKLLSLPQQFAICMTGLLFTRFAYVIKPRNYNLLTINFIMSLTALYQIARIANYKYNTEYKNGGIGEKKEGAQ